Proteins from a single region of Oreochromis niloticus isolate F11D_XX linkage group LG7, O_niloticus_UMD_NMBU, whole genome shotgun sequence:
- the LOC109202972 gene encoding tropomyosin-like, whose protein sequence is MYPTRHQPKQNEHAASPSWRGRPISPNDLLSIQRALHDSRKENYHLQNKIQKTEEEKLQLEEKCRQMEAQNKNLEERQQRQPNIEIINEGWGIRFGQAREQIVFLIKENKQKTAELKEMSNQLQDSKATVEKTEWDLQYMDQMNQLLQTKFDEAVKKNKEILQQTEEQETKQRDLQHKLKVTEEKYRMLKEKLDEALCQNKVLLQEKVQQQETLKEEKRIVKDFEGKNLKLQQFCNELKDKTGELEGEKEKLDKRCSQMQKRIDHMARNNSELTKGILLEYNNLKRKHTEMQAQKQHQDKIHDDLQRTLQDIHRRNEELEDMYKEVQERNADMHKDKLMQEATSKELKEKLEEKQATLEEVEQTCKKLDKQNAETIDQLRILILEKKALVEKSMKKKKKCFRLPWRRDSTASPDVASSCSTSVLPPTSPGS, encoded by the coding sequence ATGTATCCAACAAGACACcaaccaaaacaaaatgaacacgCCGCTTCTCCTTCCTGGCGTGGCCGGCCAATTTCCCCAAATGACCTCTTATCCATCCAAAGGGCATTAcatgacagtaggaaggaaaactaCCACCTCCAGAATAAAATTCAAAAAACtgaagaagagaaacttcaactGGAGGAGAAGTGTAGACAGATGGAAGCGCAAAATAAAAACCTGGAGGAAAGACAACAACGCCAGCCCAACATAGAAATTattaatgagggctggggaatCAGGTTTGGACAAGCCCGAGAGCAGATCGTCTTCCTgattaaagaaaacaagcagaagacgGCGGAACTAAAGGAGATGTCCAACCAGCTTCAAGACAGCAAAGCTACTGTTGAGAAGACAGAATGGGATCTCCAATATATGGACCAAATGAATCAGCTGCTCCAAACAAAGTTCGATgaagctgtgaaaaaaaataaagaaatcctccAACAGACGGAAGAACAGGAGACAAAGCAAAGAGACTTGCAGCACAAACTCAAAGTCACGgaggaaaaatacagaatgCTGAAAGAAAAGTTGGATGAAGCACTGTGCCAAAATAAAGTCCTTCTTCAAGAGAAAGTGCAACAGCAAGAAACATTGAAAGAAGAGAAACGTATTGTCAAAGACTTTGAGGGTAAAAATCTAAAACTGCAACAGTTTTGTAATGaactgaaagacaaaacagGTGAACTAGAaggggaaaaggaaaaactggacAAAAGATGCTCACAGATGCAGAAAAGGATCGATCACATGGCGAGAAACAACTCAGAGCTCACTAAGGGGATATTGTTGGAATACAACAACTTGAAGCGCAAACACACTGAAATGCAGGCGCAAAAGCAACACCAAGACAAAATACATGACGACCTGCAGCGTACTCTCCAAGACATCCACAGAAGAAATGAGGAGTTAGAAGACATGTACAAAGAAGTACAAGAGAGAAATGCAGACATGCACAAGGACAAGCTAATGCAGGaggcaacatccaaagaactcaaagaaaagcttgaagaaaaacaagcaacatTAGAAGAGGTGGAGCAAACATGCAAGAAACTTGACAAGCAAAATGCAGAAACAATCGATCAGTTGAGAATCCTCATCCTGGAGAAAAAGGCGCTTGTGGAAAAGtccatgaaaaagaagaaaaaatgcttCCGCTTGCCCTGGAGGAGGGACTCTACTGCTTCACCTGATGTAGCCTCGTCTTGCTCCACCTCTGTCCTTcccccaaccagtcccggcagttga
- the LOC109202974 gene encoding ATP-dependent RNA helicase DDX54-like, producing MYLIKKLSIHLKGITKKGVFSEVVGGKRRGQQEDGDERPKTKIKRQSGKDEEYYIPYRPKDFDSERGSSLGGEGSAFEQQASSDVLDLMGDEGDRLNQQKKMMKWDRKKKRFVRETGKEDQKKKIKTDSGQVISNKKNRKNFYEEWKKKYKIDDKGSGSDGETGGGGRKPARALQAITSNLFVVSCLSHVVAMADEVQTYSAPVTTKHARS from the exons atgtatttaattaaaaaactctCTATTCATCTAAAGGGTATAACAAAAAAg GGGGTGTTTTCAGAGGTGGTAGGTGGTAAAAGAAGAGGTCAGCAGGAAGATGGTGACGAACGACCAAAGACCAAGATAAAAAGGCAGTCAGGCAAAGATGAAGAGTATTATATCCCTTACAGACCTAAAGACTTTGACTCTGAGAGAGG GTCGAGTCTCGGTGGAGAGGGCAGTGCTTTTGAACAGCAGGCCTCTTCAGATGTCCTTGATCTCATGGGAGATGAAGGCGATCGCCTTaaccagcagaaaaaaatgatgaaatg GGACCGTAAGAAGAAGCGTTTTGTGAGAGAAACGGGAAAAGAAGaccagaagaagaagatcaaaacagacAGCGGTCAGGTTATCAGTAACAAGAAGAACAGGAAGAACTT TTATGAGGAGTGgaagaaaaaatacaagattGATGATAAAGGATCTGGATCAGACGGAGAAACAGGCGGAGGAGGCAGGAAGCCAGCAAGAG CCTTGCAAGCTATAACCTCCAACCTCTTTGTTGTGTCGTGCCTCTCCCACGTCGTGGCCATGGCCGACGAGGTCCAAACGTACAGCGCTCCGGTGACCACAAAGCACGCTCGGAGCTGA